The genomic interval TAATTGGATACCTATTGGGTTAAATTATAGAGACGATTTTATCAAAAAAATTGATAATTAACATTACAATTCTATTGTTCTAAAAGTTAAATTAATTCTAGGTGAATTCACCTTTTTAGTTGGCGGTAATCTGTGCAACCAATTGGTTTGTGTCCCTTTTTTCATAACCAACAAACTCCCTTTTTCTAAAATAATGTCTACTCTTTGTTTGTTCTCTTTATGTTTAAAAGAAAACTTACGATCTGCTCCTAAAGATAAAGAAGCAATAGCTCCGTTTTCCTTTAGCATTTTTTCTCCATCGGAATGATACGCCATTCCTTCATCACCAGAATGGTATAAATTTAACAAGCAAGAATTATACGTTTCACCACTCTCCTGCTCTACGATTTCTTTAAGAGCTAACAATTCTTTGGTAAAAATATTGGCGGTTTTTGTTATCTTAGAATAAGTATAGGAATATTCTGACTCTCCGTACCAAGCTACTTTTCTCTTGGTCAATATCTTTTTACCAAAAATAATTGCTTCATCATTTTTAAAGTTGATGGTTTCCATTAATTTTTGATAATAAAACGCACACTGCTTTTTATTTAGAATTATTCCGTGATAATTTGTAACTCCATCAAAAGGTAAAATATTTTGTATTGTTTCTGAAGAAAATAAATCCATAAAATAAAAATACAATTTTAACTTGAATTGATTACTTTTAAAGACTCAAAAAAATAATTTTCATGCACAATAACTTGATAATATTAGCAGGCGGAGCATCTTCTAGAATGAAAAAACCGGCTACTTCTAAAACCATAGATTCTAATGAAACTGCACAAGCAAACAACAGAAGTAAAAGTTTAATTAGTTTAGATAAAACAGGGAGACCTGTGTTAGATTATCTGTTGTACAATGCAAAAAAAGCAGGTTATAAAAACATCTATATAGTTATCAATGAAAAAGGTGGTTTGTTTAAAGAGTTCTACGGAAGTAAAGATAAAAACAATGATTTTAACGGATTAAATATTTCTTTTCCCATACAATATATTCCAAAAGACAGAGTAAAACCTTTTGGAACTGCAGACGCTCTTTTACAAGCTGTAGAACAATTCCCCGAATTGAACAATCAATTTTATACGGTTTGTAATAGCGATAATCTATACTCTACAGAAGCACTTTATACACTAAGAAAAACTGAACACAAGAATGCTTTTATCAGTTATAATAGAGACACCTTAGAATTTCCGTTAGAACGAATTTCTAAATTTGCATTGACAAAATTAGATGATCAAAATAACCTCATCAACATTCTTGAAAAACCTTCGGAAGAAGAGGTGCCTAATTTTTATGACAGAGACGGAAAGCTAAGAGTGAGTATGAATATTTTTAAATTTGATGGTAAAGAGTTTTATCCATTTTTAAAAAATTGTCCTGTACACCCTATTAGAAATGAAAAGGAAATGCAAAGCTCTCTTTTAAATTACATTACAGAAACGACTAATAAAGTTGTCGGAATTCCGCTTTCGGAACACGTACCAGACTTATCTTCTAAAGATGATATTGTTATTGTAAAAGCATATCTAAAAAAACATTATGCAAGCTTAGATTGGAATTCTATTTAAGAAAAATTGATAGTTACTAAACAATTAAATATTTTAACAGTAGGCTCTCAATTCTAATAAATATCATCAATATATAAATTAGATTACATTGTAACATATTAATTGAAACTAAAAACACAATTCAGACAAAACATTTATAGAACATACACAAAACCAACTTTATAATATTCACAAAAAAACATCTCTACAAGTAATTATTAGAGGGTTGTTACACCTTTTTAAATACACTTATGTTTAAATTATACATATTATTGCATATTATGGATAAAATTTTACTCAGTTATATTTATAAGTTTGCTTAATGTCTTTTATGACCAATATGTTAGTAGCAGAAGAAGCTTAAAAATTATCTTATTTTTTTGACTTCATTTAATATAAAAACAATTAATTAAAAAATATTTTATGCAGCAATTTGAACAGTATATCAACGGAAAATTTGTAAAATCTACCTCTACAGAAGTAATTGAAATTTTAAATCCTTGTACAGAAGAAGTGTTATCTTTAATGCCTATTGGAAGCGTTAAGGATGCTCAATTAGCTTTAGAAGCAGCACAAGCTTCTCAACATGCATGGAAATCTCTTCCTGCAATTCAAAGAGCTAACTATTTAAATAAAATGGCCGATGTTATTCGTGAAAATAGAATTTTCTTAGCAAAAACGTTAGCAGCAGAGCAAGCAAAAGTAATGGGGTTAGCACAAGTAGAAATTGATGTTACCGCAGATTACTTTGACTATTATGCAGGTTTTGCAAGAAGAATAGAAGGAGAAATTATACAAAGTGACCGTGCTAAAGAGCACATCTTTTTACACAAAGCACCTATTGGTGTTGCCGTAGGTATTTTACCTTGGAACTTTCCATTCTTTGTAATGGCTAGAAAAGTTGCTGGCTCTTTAATTACCGGAAATACATGTGTAATAAACCCAAGTTCTATTGCACCAAATACGGTAATGGCATTTGCTAAATTAATAGAAGCAATAAAACTTCCTGCTGGTGTATTAAACTATGTTTGTGGTAAAGGTAGTATTGTTGGTAATGCACTTTCTAAAAGTCCTATTACTGGTATTATTAGCTTAACAGGTAGTGTTGGTGCTGGTCAAATGGTTATGGAAGCCGCCTCTAAAAACATTACTAAAGTTTCTTTAGAGTTAGGTGGTAAAGCTCCAGCAATTGTATGTGCAGATGCTAATTTAGAATTGGCTGTAAATGCGGTTGTTACTTCTAGAATTACGTTTAGCGGACAAGTATGTAACTGTGCAGAACGTTTATATGTAGAAGAATCTATACACGATAAATTTTTAGACATGGTTGCAGCAAAAATGAAAACTCTAAAAGTAGAAGATGCTTTTTCTGAAAACAATCCAGATATGAGTGCTTTGGTTTCTAAAGCGCAATTAGATAAGGTTTCTGAAATGGTAGAATTTGCTAAAAAAGAAGGAGCAGAAGTTGTTGTTGGAGGAACTAGAACTCCAGGATTTGATAAAGGATATTTTTATCAACCAACTTTATTAACTAATGTAACTCAAAACATGCAAATTATTCAAGAAGAAGTTTTCGGACCGGTTTTACCTGTGATGAAATTTAGTACTCTTGACGAAGCAATTGCTTTAGCAAATGACTGTGAATTTGGATTAACATCATCTATATTCTCAGAAAACTTTAACAAAGTAATGCATGCTGCAGAAGAATTACAATATGGTGAAACCTACATTAACAGAGAGCATTTTGAAGCAATTCAAGGTTTCCACGCAGGTTGGAAAAAATCTGGTTTAGGTGGTGCAGATGGTAAACATGGAATGGAAGAATATTTACAAACAAAAGTTATCTATGCACAATATAGATAATATTTCTTAATATTATAGAAGCACTTTTAATTTAACGATCTCCCCCCAATATAGATCTTTTAAAAGTGCTTTTTTTATACACACAACAAAACTTTATTATGGCTGAGTCAAAAAAAATCCCCGTAGTTTCCAAGGAAGTTTTAATTCCTTTTATCATCATTACCTCTTTATTTTCACTCTGGGGTTTTGCCAATGATATTACAAATCCCATGGTTGCTGCATTTGGTACCGTCATGGAAATATCTACCGCCAAAGCCGCTTTAGTGCAACTTGCTTTTTATGGTGGTTACGCAACAATGGCAATTCCTGCCGCTTTATTTGTAAGAAAATACAGCTATAAGAAAGGAATTCTTTTAGGATTAACCTTATACGCTATTGGAGCTTTATTATTTTTTCCGGCAGCGGAATTTGAAGTCTTCGGTTTCTTTTTAGGATCGCTTTATATTTTAACCTTCGGATTGGCGTTTTTAGAAACTACAGCAAACCCTTTTATTCTTTCTATGGGAGATGAAAGAACAGCTACACAACGTTTAAATTTAGCACAAGCCTTTAATCCTATTGGGTCTTTATTCGGAATGTTTGTCGCTTCAAAATTTATATTAGTCGCCCTAGATTCTGATAAAAGAAATGAAGCAGGAGAACTTATTTTTAACACATTAGACGAAGCTCAAAAAGCAGTAATAAGAACACACGATTTAGCAATTATTAGAGACCCGTACGTAATACTTGGTTTTGTAGTAATAGCAATGTTGGTGTTAATTTCGGTAACTAAAATGCCGAAAAGAGATACTACTAAAAAATATTCTAGTGCAGCAGATTCTTTTAAAAGATTATTTGCAAACGGAAAATACAAAGAAGGTGTTTTAGCACAAATGTTTTATGTAGCAGCACAAATTATGTGTTGGACATTTATTATTCAATATGCAGGAAATTTAGGAATACCAAAATCGACAGCGCAAAACTTTAATATTGTTGCCATGTCTATTTTCTTAGGAAGTCGTTTTATCAGTACTTTTATGATGAAATACATCAACGCAAAAAAACTATTAATGATTTTCGCAATTGGTGCGATGGTTACCACTGCTGGAGTAATTTTAATTGAAGGAATGGCTGGTTTATACTTACTAGTTGCAACCTCTGCATTTATGTCTTTAATGTTCCCTACAATTTACGGAATAGCCTTAGACGGATTAAGTGAAGAAGATTCGGCTCTAGGAGCTGCAGGTTTGGTTATGGCAATTGTAGGTGGTGCTTTAATGCCAATATTACAAGGTTCAATGATAGATATGGAAAAAATTGGTCCGTTTACAGGAGTCAACTTTTCATTTATTTTACCTTTTATTTGCTTTTGCTTTATTGCTCTTTACGGATACAGGGCTTTTAAAATTTATAAATAAAAAAATGGAAATAAAAATAAACCCTAAATATCCCTCTGTAACAGATTTAAGAAAAAGAGCAATGGTTAAAATGCCAAAATTTGCTTTTGAGTATTTAGATGGTGGATGTAACGAAGATATTAATTTAGACAAGAATCGAACGGACCTTCAGAAAATAGAGTTAATGCCTCAATATTTATCAAAGTTTGATAAATCTAATTTAAAAACAGAATTATTTGGTCATGAATATGATGCTCCTTTTGGAATTTCACCAGTTGGACTTCAGGGACTTATGTGGCCAAATTCTCCAGAAATTTTAGCGAAAGCAGCCTTTGATCATAATGTGCCTTTTATCTTAAGTACTGTTACTACTTCTAGTATAGAACGCGTAGCAGAATTAACAGAAGGAAAATCATGGTTTCAATTATATCATCCTGCAGAAGAAAGTGTTAAAAGAGATTTGTTAGATAGAGCTGCAAATGCAGGAACAGATGTCTTAGTTATTTTAGCAGATGTACCTACATTTGGTTATAGACCAAGAGATGTTAGAAACGGCTTAGCAATGCCTCCATCTATGAGTGTAAAAAATATTCTTGAAGTATTTAAAAAGCCAGATTGGGCTATCCAAACTTTAATTCATGGGCAACCTGCTTTTAAAACAATGGAAAAGTATATGCCTAAAGGATTGAATCTAAAAAAATTAGGTGAATTTATGGATGTAACTTTTTCAGGTCGATTAAATGAAGATAGAATTGCTTCTATAAGAGACCAATGGAAAGGTAAATTAGTCATAAAAGGTGTTGTAAATGAAATGGATGCACAAAAAACCATTAATTTAGGTGTAGATGGATTAATTGTATCTAATCATGGAGGAAGACAATTAGACGCAGGTCAATCTTCTATTGTACCTATGACTCATTTGGCTAAAAAGTTTAAGAATGACATAAAAATCATGGTAGACTCTGGTTTACGTGGTGGGCCAGATATTGCTAGAGCAATGGCTAACGGAGCAGAATTTACATTTATGGGACGTAGTTTTATGTACGGTGTTGGCGCATTAGGTAAAGAAGGTGGTAACCATACCATTTCTTTAATGAAACGAGAATTTCAGCAAATTATGGAGCAATTATGCTGCGAGCATGTTAAAGACTTGCCGAACCATTTGATAAAATAGCAAACAATAATTACTATATTTTTCTTAGACTAATATTTTAATTTTTTAATTATAACAGAAATTTAGTACCTTTATTATGGTATTAAATTTCTGTTTTTTTTTTACAAAATATTATTTTTCATGAAATTACACCGCTTAGATAGAAGCAGTATTAGTAATAGCTCTTTAACTACAAAGGTAAATGAATACCCTTATTTTTTAAAAATATGGCATTATCATGCTGAGTTAGAATTAGTGGTGATCTTAAAAAGTGAAGGCACTTGTTTCATTGGCGATAGTATTGAAAAATTTAATGTTGGAGATGTAATCCTAATTGGTAAAAACCTACCTCACATGTGGGTGAATAGTGAAGATTATTTTAATCAAAATGCTACCGAATTAGTAAAGGCAATTGCGATTCATTTTAAGCAAAACTATTTAGGAGATTCGTTTTTTGAAGCTTCAGAAATGAAACATATATTAGCACTTTTTGAAAGAGCTAAATATGGTGTAAAATTCTTAAACGTAGATACTAGCCTTATCAATGAGATTAAAAAAATGCTAGATTTAGAAGGATTTAATAAAACAATCTCATTTTTAATTATATTAAATAAACTCGCAAAACACACATCTACAAAAAAATTAGCGAGTGATGGATTTGTTAATTCCTTTAAATCTAACAAAAGTGATATACAAGACAAAGTACAAGCTTACATATTTAAAAACTTTAATAAAGAAATTAATTTAGAAACCGCTGCTTCTATTGCTAACATGAATACCGCTGCTTTTAGTCGCTATTTTAAACGTGTAAATAAAAAAACGTTCTCTAGATACGTTACTGAAATAAGAATAGGATATGCTTGTAAAATGTTAATGGAAGACAAATTTAATATTGCCGGAATTTGTTATGAATCTGGCTTTAAAAATATATCTAATTTTAATCGTCAATTTAAAATAGTGATGAACTCTACTCCTTCTAACTATTTAAAAAAATATAAAACCAAAATTTCCGAGCAGTAATTAATTAGTGCTAACGTTATTTTATTAGCTTTTACAATGTATTCTGCTATACATTTAATTTAAAAAGTAAAACACCCTCTTTTTAACTAGTTAACTCTAGATAAAAACTTAAATATTTATGCTTTTATTTGCTTTATTTAATATCAATCTAAATAATAAGGCAAAATAAGTATTACTAATGGTCAAAATTTAGGAAGACTCCAATAATCAGTTTTTGTACTATTGTATCTATAAATATTAATATCATTTCCGCATGAAAGTAGGTCTATTTATACCCTGTTACATCAATCAGTTATACCCACAAGTTGGTATTGCTACCTTAGAACTTTTAGAAAAATTAAATGTTGATGTTGGGTATCCGTCAGGGCAAACCTGTTGTGGTCAACCCATGGCAAACTCGGGTTATGAATATGAATCTGTTGGTGCTTGTAATAACTTTGTAGACAATTTTAAGGAGTTCGATTATATTGTTACTCCGTCTGGAAGTTGCGCGTATCATGTAAAAAAACATTACAACATTATTCCTCAAACAGCTGAAGTAACAAAGGTGAGAGATAATGTATATGAATTGTGCGATTTTATTTTAAACATCTTAAAAATAAAAGATGTAGGCGCAACTTTTTCTCACAAAATTGGAGTTCATAAAAGTTGCCACGGACTAAGAGGTTTGCGTTTAGGTTCTTGCTCGGAAGTGGTTGGTCCAAAATATTCTTATATAGAAGAATTGCTACAAGAGGTAAAAGGAGCAGAATTAGTCACTTTAAAAAGAAGTGACGAATGTTGTGGTTTTGGAGGTACGTTTGCTGTTACAGAAGAAGCCGTTTCTGTTAAAATGGGAAAAGACAAAATTCAAGATCATTTAGAAAGTGGTGCAGAAGTAATTACTGCTACAGACACTTCTTGCTTAATGCATTTAGAAGGATTAATTAATAGAAACAAGCAACCTTTAAAAGTTTTGCACATCGCAGAAATTTTAAATAGCAACCTATAAAATACTAAAACATGAGTCATTCTAAACTAGCAAGTATTTTTAATAAAGATGAAAAAAGGGTTGATTGGCACGACAAAGCCTTGTGGTTTGTGCGTCATAAAAGAGACCTATCTGTTCACAATGTTCAAGGATGGGAAGAACTAAGAAACCTAGGCCACGGAATTAAAGCTCACATGTTGTCTAACTTAGACAACTATTTAATTCAGTTTGAAGAAAATGCCAAAAAGAACGGTGTAGAAGTTCATTGGGCAGCAAATGCAGAAGAACACAATAAAATTGTACTTCAAATTCTTAAAGATAATAATGCAAAAAAAATAGTAAAAAGTAAATCGATGTTAACCGAAGAATGTCATCTAAATCCAGCTTTGGAAGCAGATGGAATTGAGGTAATAGACACCGATTTAGGAGAACGCATCGTTCAATTAGCAAAAGAAACACCAAGTCATATTGTATTGCCTGCCATTCATAAAAACAGACATGAAGTAGACGAATTGTTTCAAGAACATTTAGGTACAAAACCTTGTGATGGAGATCCACAATATTTAACTGGTGAAGCAAGAAAACACTTACGAACCAAATTTATTCAAGCAGATGCAGCTCTTACAGGCGTAAATTTTGCCGTTGCAGAAACTGGTGGATTTGTAGTTTGTACCAACGAAGGAAATGCCGATATGGGCGCACATTTAGCACCTGTTCATATTGCCTGTATGGGTGTAGAAAAAATAATTCCTAAACAAGAACACTTAGGTCTATTTTTAAGACTATTGGCAAGATCTGCAACCGGACAACCAATAACCACCTATTCATCGCACTTTAAAAAACCGAGAAAAGGTGCAAAAATGCACATTGTAATTGTAGACAACGGACGATCTGAACAATTAAGTAGACCCGATTTTAGAGCCTCTTTACACTGTATTCGCTGTGGCGCTTGTATGAACACCTGCCCTATTTACAGAAGAAGTGGCGGTCATAGTTACGATGCTACCATTCCAGGACCAATTGGTTCTATTTTATCACCAGGAAAAGACTTAAAAAAACACAGTACTTTACCATTTGCATCCACTTTATGTGGCTCTTGTTCAGATGTGTGTCCTGTAAAAATCGACATTCACACACAGTTGTATAAATGGCGACAGATAATTACTAAAGAAACACCTCAGCCGTTTGTAAAAAAACAAGCCATGAAAGCTATGGGAAGCATTTTTGCACATCCTAATCGTTTTGAAACCGTTGGTAAAATTGCACGTTGGTCTTTAAGAAACTTACCACAAGCAATGATTAACTCCAAACCAAATGCTTGGGGAAAAGCAAGAGATTTACCTTTAGGACCAGAAAAAAGTTTCGACCAATGGTTTAAAGACAGAGAGAACGAGAAAAAAAGTTAAATTATGGGAAGTAGAAATCAAATATTAAACAGAATTAAAGCCAATAAACCGGAACTTTTAGATTTACCGAACATCAATACTTCTCTTTTTGATGAAGGTTTAGACCTTCTTAAAGAATTTACCAAAAAAGTAGAAGTAGTTGGGGGTAACGTTGTTACTTTAAACTCTAATGACGAAATTATTCAGCAAATAGAAAACACATTTACTGATGCAAAAGTCAAGTTTTCTAATTTGCCCAACACCGCTTCTTTTAACACTATAGAATTAGCCACTTTACAGAATCCGCACGATTTAGAAGATTTAGATATTTTAATTCTAGAAAGTAACTTAGGTGTTGCAGAAAATGGTTCCGTTTGGGTGTCAGATTCAGAGATACCTGTACGCGTATTACCGTTTATTACCAAACACTTAATATTGGTTATATCAGCAAAAGACATTGTACCATATATGCACCAAGCATACGAGAAACTAACCAATAAAGATGCTGGTTTTGGAGTATTTATTGCAGGCCCTTCTAAAACCGCAGATATAGAGCAATCATTGGTTATTGGCGCTCACGGTGCCTTAAGCCTTACCGTATTTTTAAAAGATTAATTTATTATTTATTTAGTGTGCCCACGCAAAAAAAAGCGTGGTCAGGCTATCCGTTTCAAGTCCTCGTTAGTACCTCACTGTGGGCTTGGAGTTTATCTTGAGCGAAGTAGAAAACCTTCTACCCTTCACGCAAAAGAACAATTTAAACTAATTCATTTACAATTAATTATACAGAAAATCCGCTTCGTCATTGCGAAGTACGAAGCAATATTATAAAGAAAACGAAAACCAGTATCAAAAATCAAGCTTACAATTA from Polaribacter sejongensis carries:
- a CDS encoding alpha-ketoglutarate-dependent dioxygenase AlkB family protein, producing the protein MDLFSSETIQNILPFDGVTNYHGIILNKKQCAFYYQKLMETINFKNDEAIIFGKKILTKRKVAWYGESEYSYTYSKITKTANIFTKELLALKEIVEQESGETYNSCLLNLYHSGDEGMAYHSDGEKMLKENGAIASLSLGADRKFSFKHKENKQRVDIILEKGSLLVMKKGTQTNWLHRLPPTKKVNSPRINLTFRTIEL
- a CDS encoding sugar phosphate nucleotidyltransferase, whose amino-acid sequence is MHNNLIILAGGASSRMKKPATSKTIDSNETAQANNRSKSLISLDKTGRPVLDYLLYNAKKAGYKNIYIVINEKGGLFKEFYGSKDKNNDFNGLNISFPIQYIPKDRVKPFGTADALLQAVEQFPELNNQFYTVCNSDNLYSTEALYTLRKTEHKNAFISYNRDTLEFPLERISKFALTKLDDQNNLINILEKPSEEEVPNFYDRDGKLRVSMNIFKFDGKEFYPFLKNCPVHPIRNEKEMQSSLLNYITETTNKVVGIPLSEHVPDLSSKDDIVIVKAYLKKHYASLDWNSI
- the aldA gene encoding aldehyde dehydrogenase encodes the protein MQQFEQYINGKFVKSTSTEVIEILNPCTEEVLSLMPIGSVKDAQLALEAAQASQHAWKSLPAIQRANYLNKMADVIRENRIFLAKTLAAEQAKVMGLAQVEIDVTADYFDYYAGFARRIEGEIIQSDRAKEHIFLHKAPIGVAVGILPWNFPFFVMARKVAGSLITGNTCVINPSSIAPNTVMAFAKLIEAIKLPAGVLNYVCGKGSIVGNALSKSPITGIISLTGSVGAGQMVMEAASKNITKVSLELGGKAPAIVCADANLELAVNAVVTSRITFSGQVCNCAERLYVEESIHDKFLDMVAAKMKTLKVEDAFSENNPDMSALVSKAQLDKVSEMVEFAKKEGAEVVVGGTRTPGFDKGYFYQPTLLTNVTQNMQIIQEEVFGPVLPVMKFSTLDEAIALANDCEFGLTSSIFSENFNKVMHAAEELQYGETYINREHFEAIQGFHAGWKKSGLGGADGKHGMEEYLQTKVIYAQYR
- the fucP gene encoding L-fucose:H+ symporter permease; protein product: MAESKKIPVVSKEVLIPFIIITSLFSLWGFANDITNPMVAAFGTVMEISTAKAALVQLAFYGGYATMAIPAALFVRKYSYKKGILLGLTLYAIGALLFFPAAEFEVFGFFLGSLYILTFGLAFLETTANPFILSMGDERTATQRLNLAQAFNPIGSLFGMFVASKFILVALDSDKRNEAGELIFNTLDEAQKAVIRTHDLAIIRDPYVILGFVVIAMLVLISVTKMPKRDTTKKYSSAADSFKRLFANGKYKEGVLAQMFYVAAQIMCWTFIIQYAGNLGIPKSTAQNFNIVAMSIFLGSRFISTFMMKYINAKKLLMIFAIGAMVTTAGVILIEGMAGLYLLVATSAFMSLMFPTIYGIALDGLSEEDSALGAAGLVMAIVGGALMPILQGSMIDMEKIGPFTGVNFSFILPFICFCFIALYGYRAFKIYK
- a CDS encoding alpha-hydroxy acid oxidase; amino-acid sequence: MEIKINPKYPSVTDLRKRAMVKMPKFAFEYLDGGCNEDINLDKNRTDLQKIELMPQYLSKFDKSNLKTELFGHEYDAPFGISPVGLQGLMWPNSPEILAKAAFDHNVPFILSTVTTSSIERVAELTEGKSWFQLYHPAEESVKRDLLDRAANAGTDVLVILADVPTFGYRPRDVRNGLAMPPSMSVKNILEVFKKPDWAIQTLIHGQPAFKTMEKYMPKGLNLKKLGEFMDVTFSGRLNEDRIASIRDQWKGKLVIKGVVNEMDAQKTINLGVDGLIVSNHGGRQLDAGQSSIVPMTHLAKKFKNDIKIMVDSGLRGGPDIARAMANGAEFTFMGRSFMYGVGALGKEGGNHTISLMKREFQQIMEQLCCEHVKDLPNHLIK
- a CDS encoding AraC family transcriptional regulator — encoded protein: MKLHRLDRSSISNSSLTTKVNEYPYFLKIWHYHAELELVVILKSEGTCFIGDSIEKFNVGDVILIGKNLPHMWVNSEDYFNQNATELVKAIAIHFKQNYLGDSFFEASEMKHILALFERAKYGVKFLNVDTSLINEIKKMLDLEGFNKTISFLIILNKLAKHTSTKKLASDGFVNSFKSNKSDIQDKVQAYIFKNFNKEINLETAASIANMNTAAFSRYFKRVNKKTFSRYVTEIRIGYACKMLMEDKFNIAGICYESGFKNISNFNRQFKIVMNSTPSNYLKKYKTKISEQ
- a CDS encoding (Fe-S)-binding protein codes for the protein MKVGLFIPCYINQLYPQVGIATLELLEKLNVDVGYPSGQTCCGQPMANSGYEYESVGACNNFVDNFKEFDYIVTPSGSCAYHVKKHYNIIPQTAEVTKVRDNVYELCDFILNILKIKDVGATFSHKIGVHKSCHGLRGLRLGSCSEVVGPKYSYIEELLQEVKGAELVTLKRSDECCGFGGTFAVTEEAVSVKMGKDKIQDHLESGAEVITATDTSCLMHLEGLINRNKQPLKVLHIAEILNSNL
- a CDS encoding lactate utilization protein B, with the protein product MSHSKLASIFNKDEKRVDWHDKALWFVRHKRDLSVHNVQGWEELRNLGHGIKAHMLSNLDNYLIQFEENAKKNGVEVHWAANAEEHNKIVLQILKDNNAKKIVKSKSMLTEECHLNPALEADGIEVIDTDLGERIVQLAKETPSHIVLPAIHKNRHEVDELFQEHLGTKPCDGDPQYLTGEARKHLRTKFIQADAALTGVNFAVAETGGFVVCTNEGNADMGAHLAPVHIACMGVEKIIPKQEHLGLFLRLLARSATGQPITTYSSHFKKPRKGAKMHIVIVDNGRSEQLSRPDFRASLHCIRCGACMNTCPIYRRSGGHSYDATIPGPIGSILSPGKDLKKHSTLPFASTLCGSCSDVCPVKIDIHTQLYKWRQIITKETPQPFVKKQAMKAMGSIFAHPNRFETVGKIARWSLRNLPQAMINSKPNAWGKARDLPLGPEKSFDQWFKDRENEKKS
- a CDS encoding LutC/YkgG family protein, producing MGSRNQILNRIKANKPELLDLPNINTSLFDEGLDLLKEFTKKVEVVGGNVVTLNSNDEIIQQIENTFTDAKVKFSNLPNTASFNTIELATLQNPHDLEDLDILILESNLGVAENGSVWVSDSEIPVRVLPFITKHLILVISAKDIVPYMHQAYEKLTNKDAGFGVFIAGPSKTADIEQSLVIGAHGALSLTVFLKD